A section of the bacterium genome encodes:
- a CDS encoding FAD-linked oxidase C-terminal domain-containing protein produces the protein MSLAELRCRIADRDALIGALVDALGRERVFAQPVDLLAYEYDGSVLAALPDLVVFPESTDDVAALVRAAGRFGVPLVARGSGTGLSGGAITPIGGIVVAMSKMRRILAVDLENRTAVVQPGVINLDVTRAVEGDGYFYAPDPSSQSACSIGGNVANNSGGVHTLAFGVTTNHVLGLEMVLADGSVARLGGRGPDEPGLDLTGLAVGSEGTIGIVTAATVRLLRRRETVRTMLGIFETIEDASQAVADIIASGIGPTSLEMIDQLTAQAVEPAVHAGLPLDAGAVLLIEVEGVREGLERCTRTVEDLCRANRAREVRTARTDQERLLYWAARKGAFGAMGRLAPNYFLHDAVVPRSQLPAIMHQIVEIARRHGIRVANVFHAGDGNLHPLIPYDAAAPGETERVMRASEEMLTACVAAGGTLSGEHGIGFEKNNYMPWIFTEADLGAQRRLKTAFDPEDCMNPFKVFPTPVSCGELLTRRPPRLAASGLWI, from the coding sequence GTGAGCCTCGCCGAGTTGCGCTGCCGTATTGCCGACCGCGACGCCCTCATCGGCGCCCTCGTCGACGCGCTGGGCCGGGAGCGGGTCTTCGCGCAGCCGGTCGACCTGTTGGCCTACGAGTACGACGGGTCGGTCCTGGCCGCCCTGCCGGACCTCGTCGTGTTCCCCGAGTCGACGGACGACGTGGCCGCCCTCGTGCGCGCGGCCGGCCGGTTCGGCGTCCCCCTCGTGGCCCGCGGCTCGGGCACCGGGCTGTCCGGCGGGGCGATCACGCCGATCGGCGGCATCGTCGTCGCGATGAGCAAGATGCGCCGGATCCTCGCCGTCGACCTCGAGAACCGGACCGCGGTCGTGCAGCCGGGCGTGATCAACCTCGACGTCACGCGCGCGGTCGAGGGCGACGGGTACTTCTACGCGCCCGACCCGAGCAGCCAGTCCGCGTGCAGCATTGGCGGCAACGTGGCCAACAACAGCGGCGGCGTGCACACGCTCGCCTTCGGCGTGACGACCAACCACGTGCTCGGGCTCGAGATGGTGCTGGCGGACGGCTCGGTCGCGCGGCTGGGCGGCCGTGGGCCGGACGAGCCGGGGCTCGATCTCACCGGCCTCGCCGTCGGGTCGGAGGGCACGATCGGCATCGTGACGGCCGCGACCGTCCGGCTGCTGCGGCGCCGCGAGACGGTCCGGACGATGCTCGGCATCTTCGAGACGATCGAGGACGCCAGCCAGGCCGTGGCGGACATCATCGCCTCGGGTATCGGGCCCACCTCGCTCGAGATGATCGACCAGCTCACGGCGCAGGCCGTCGAGCCCGCGGTGCACGCGGGGCTCCCCCTCGACGCGGGCGCGGTCTTGCTGATCGAAGTGGAGGGCGTCCGGGAAGGCCTCGAACGGTGCACCCGCACCGTCGAGGACCTGTGCCGCGCGAATCGCGCCCGTGAGGTCCGCACGGCGCGGACCGACCAGGAACGGCTTCTGTATTGGGCGGCCCGCAAGGGCGCGTTCGGGGCGATGGGGCGCCTGGCCCCCAACTACTTCCTCCACGACGCCGTCGTCCCCCGGAGCCAACTGCCGGCGATCATGCATCAGATCGTCGAGATCGCGCGGCGCCACGGCATCCGGGTCGCCAACGTGTTTCACGCCGGCGACGGCAACCTGCACCCGCTCATCCCCTACGACGCGGCGGCCCCCGGGGAAACCGAGCGGGTGATGCGGGCCAGCGAGGAGATGCTCACCGCGTGCGTGGCGGCGGGCGGGACCTTGAGCGGAGAGCACGGCATCGGCTTCGAAAAGAACAACTACATGCCGTGGATCTTCACCGAGGCCGACCTCGGCGCGCAGCGGCGGCTGAAGACGGCGTTCGACCCGGAGGACTGCATGAACCCCTTCAAGGTGTTCCCGACCCCCGTCTCCTGTGGGGAACTCCTCACCCGCCGCCCGCCGCGCCTTGCGGCGTCGGGGTTGTGGATCTGA
- a CDS encoding aminoglycoside phosphotransferase family protein produces the protein MPDHNLPEGFRRTVRGAFPEGAAWLESLPSLIEECERRWHVRIAEESFELSFNYVAPALTAQGRDVVVKIGVPRPELESEIRTLRVYAGGAAVELLDADEQQGMLLLERVRPASKLSDAVDDDQATVIAARVMRDLWRPLPAGHTFPAAAHWAAGLRRLRRRFDGGTGPFDARLVETAEALFEELPASAAPAVLVHGDLHHFNILSATRRSWLAIDPKGLAAEPAYDVGALLRNPSPDLYLNSAVQQRRVELLAAELGLDRHRVAGWGVAQAVLSAWWHYEEGGAGWGSAVACAETLMRLLP, from the coding sequence ATGCCGGACCACAACCTCCCGGAAGGATTCCGGCGGACCGTGCGCGGCGCATTCCCGGAAGGAGCCGCGTGGCTGGAGTCCCTTCCGTCGCTGATCGAGGAGTGCGAGCGCCGGTGGCACGTTCGCATCGCCGAGGAATCGTTCGAACTTTCCTTTAATTACGTGGCCCCCGCCCTCACCGCCCAGGGCCGCGACGTCGTGGTCAAGATCGGCGTGCCGCGTCCGGAGCTCGAAAGCGAGATCCGGACCCTTCGAGTGTACGCGGGCGGGGCCGCGGTGGAGCTGCTCGACGCGGACGAACAACAGGGGATGCTCTTGCTGGAGCGCGTGCGGCCGGCGTCCAAACTGTCGGACGCCGTGGACGACGACCAGGCGACGGTCATCGCCGCCCGGGTAATGCGCGATCTGTGGCGGCCGCTGCCGGCCGGGCATACCTTTCCGGCGGCGGCGCATTGGGCCGCGGGACTGCGGCGCCTGCGCCGGCGCTTCGACGGCGGCACCGGTCCGTTCGATGCGCGGCTCGTCGAGACGGCGGAGGCGTTGTTCGAGGAATTGCCGGCGTCCGCAGCACCCGCGGTGCTCGTGCACGGCGACCTCCATCACTTCAACATCCTGTCGGCCACGCGGCGCTCCTGGCTCGCGATCGATCCCAAGGGCCTCGCCGCGGAGCCCGCGTACGACGTGGGCGCGCTGCTGCGCAACCCGTCCCCGGACCTCTATCTGAACTCGGCCGTGCAGCAGCGCCGCGTCGAGCTGCTGGCCGCCGAGCTCGGCCTGGACCGGCACCGCGTTGCGGGCTGGGGCGTCGCCCAGGCGGTGCTGTCCGCGTGGTGGCACTACGAGGAGGGTGGCGCCGGGTGGGGATCCGCCGTGGCGTGCGCGGAGACGTTGATGCGCCTCCTGCCGTGA
- a CDS encoding DUF488 domain-containing protein, producing the protein MRIFTIGHSTSSFDELVAALRGFGVRTLVDIRTVPRSRHVPQFNAETLRRTLPNRRIRYRHVRALGGLRKARADSSNTAWRNASFRGFADYMETPEFAEAVDGLRALSREAGPVAIMCAEAVPWRCHRSLVADALAAGGDEVVHIMGPGTGRLHSLTPWARVAGGRVTYPGPPPPPARATRRPSSRRDARVPRAGPGASGGRAKAKQGALWK; encoded by the coding sequence ATGCGGATCTTCACCATCGGTCACTCGACGAGCTCCTTCGACGAACTCGTCGCGGCGCTGCGCGGGTTCGGGGTGCGCACGCTCGTCGACATCCGGACGGTGCCGCGCTCGCGCCACGTGCCGCAGTTCAACGCCGAGACCTTGCGTCGGACGCTGCCCAACCGGCGCATCCGCTACCGGCACGTGCGCGCGCTCGGCGGGTTGAGAAAGGCCCGCGCGGACTCGAGCAACACCGCGTGGCGGAACGCGAGTTTCCGTGGGTTTGCCGATTACATGGAAACGCCGGAGTTCGCGGAGGCGGTCGACGGGCTGCGCGCGCTGTCCCGCGAGGCCGGCCCGGTCGCCATCATGTGCGCCGAGGCGGTGCCCTGGCGGTGCCACCGCTCGCTCGTCGCGGATGCGCTGGCGGCCGGGGGGGACGAGGTCGTGCACATCATGGGTCCCGGCACCGGGCGTCTGCACTCTCTGACGCCGTGGGCGCGGGTGGCGGGCGGGCGGGTCACCTACCCGGGACCGCCGCCTCCGCCCGCGCGGGCCACGCGCCGTCCGTCATCTCGCCGCGACGCCCGCGTGCCGCGCGCCGGCCCAGGTGCGTCAGGCGGGCGGGCGAAGGCGAAGCAGGGTGCGCTTTGGAAATAG
- a CDS encoding cupin domain-containing protein produces the protein METEHSYAIDLDARFGPLELIDVQALVDTCAQPWYNQTLCRVNDSVVRLGVVHGDFHWHKHDRDDEFFYVVDGRFVIDLEGRRVELAPRQGFMVPKGVLHRTSAPERTVILMVENAGIRPTGD, from the coding sequence ATGGAGACCGAACATTCCTACGCGATCGATCTCGACGCACGGTTTGGACCGCTGGAACTGATCGACGTGCAGGCGCTGGTCGATACGTGCGCGCAGCCCTGGTACAACCAGACGCTCTGCCGGGTCAACGACAGCGTCGTGCGACTCGGCGTGGTGCACGGCGATTTCCACTGGCACAAACACGACCGGGACGACGAGTTCTTCTACGTCGTCGACGGGCGATTCGTCATCGATCTGGAGGGCCGCAGGGTCGAACTCGCCCCCCGGCAGGGCTTCATGGTGCCGAAGGGCGTGCTCCACAGGACCAGCGCGCCGGAGCGTACGGTGATCCTCATGGTCGAAAACGCCGGGATCAGGCCGACGGGCGACTGA
- a CDS encoding kelch repeat-containing protein — protein sequence MRQVPAGLAILIAIGLGLGLSGPAPRSGAASPDAATIGRWEPRPPALTDRSEVAGAALGDHIYVVGGLTAIGVTADVQEYDPAANRWRAVAPLPQAVHHPAAAALDGRLYVIGGFVARDRSIWHPINTVYEYDPRTDRWRTRASMPSARGALTAVAAGGRIYAVGGTAGRDTGAIETYDPATDTWKRLRSMPTPRNHLAAVALDGRIIVFGGRVGEPARNVGTVEAYDPTTDTWQTRAPLLTPRSGLGAAAVAGRAYVMGGELGRPGTYPENEEYDPTTDRWTPRAPMPSPRHGLAVVGVGGRIYALNGGPRPGGTYSNVNEVYFPPR from the coding sequence ATGCGGCAGGTCCCCGCAGGTCTGGCGATTCTGATCGCGATCGGTCTGGGGCTTGGTCTGTCGGGTCCGGCGCCACGGTCGGGAGCGGCTTCGCCGGACGCCGCGACGATCGGCCGGTGGGAGCCGCGCCCGCCTGCCCTCACCGATCGGTCCGAGGTCGCGGGCGCGGCGCTCGGGGATCACATCTACGTCGTGGGCGGCCTCACCGCGATCGGCGTGACGGCCGACGTTCAGGAATACGATCCGGCCGCAAACCGGTGGCGGGCGGTCGCACCGCTGCCCCAGGCGGTCCACCATCCCGCCGCCGCTGCGCTTGACGGACGGCTCTATGTGATCGGCGGCTTCGTCGCCCGCGACCGTTCGATCTGGCATCCCATCAACACCGTGTACGAGTACGATCCCCGCACGGACCGGTGGCGCACGCGGGCGTCGATGCCGAGCGCACGGGGCGCGCTCACGGCGGTTGCCGCCGGAGGGCGCATCTACGCCGTAGGCGGTACGGCCGGCCGCGATACCGGTGCGATCGAAACCTATGATCCCGCGACCGACACGTGGAAGCGATTGCGCTCCATGCCGACGCCGCGCAATCATCTTGCCGCCGTTGCGCTGGACGGACGAATCATCGTCTTCGGCGGCCGCGTCGGCGAGCCGGCGCGGAACGTCGGTACGGTTGAAGCGTACGATCCCACGACCGACACCTGGCAGACGCGGGCGCCGCTCCTCACGCCGCGCAGCGGACTCGGCGCGGCGGCCGTCGCCGGACGCGCGTACGTCATGGGCGGCGAATTGGGTCGCCCGGGCACCTATCCGGAGAACGAGGAATACGACCCAACGACGGACCGATGGACGCCTCGCGCGCCGATGCCGTCGCCCCGCCACGGCCTGGCCGTCGTCGGCGTCGGCGGACGGATTTACGCGCTGAACGGCGGGCCCCGTCCGGGCGGCACCTACAGCAACGTGAACGAGGTGTACTTCCCGCCGCGATAA
- a CDS encoding GNAT family N-acetyltransferase, with amino-acid sequence MSHDTPDRISFRRLAESDLPLLHRWLNTPHVLEWWDRPGPTLDEVRAKYLPRVSGTHDAVPYLIDRNETPIGYIQLYRIAGGTWGLHDTGSGVGLDLFIGDARYVRRGLGPRILEAFLRKIVFADEAVDACYVDPSPRNRVAIRAYEKAGFRRVPAAAPPDASPAVYLMRITRADVEAHDRADYRGGKYTSFTLL; translated from the coding sequence ATGTCTCACGATACGCCCGACCGGATCTCGTTTCGGCGCCTCGCCGAATCCGATCTGCCGCTGCTTCATCGCTGGCTGAACACGCCGCACGTGCTCGAGTGGTGGGACCGCCCGGGTCCGACGCTCGACGAGGTGCGCGCGAAATACCTCCCTCGGGTGAGCGGGACGCACGACGCGGTGCCGTACCTCATCGACCGGAACGAGACACCGATCGGCTACATCCAACTCTATCGCATCGCCGGCGGCACGTGGGGCCTGCACGACACGGGGTCCGGCGTCGGCCTGGACCTCTTCATCGGCGACGCCCGTTACGTGAGACGCGGGCTCGGGCCGCGCATCCTCGAGGCCTTCCTCCGGAAGATCGTGTTCGCCGACGAGGCCGTCGACGCGTGCTACGTGGACCCGTCGCCCCGGAACCGCGTCGCCATTCGGGCATACGAGAAGGCGGGGTTCCGGCGTGTTCCGGCCGCGGCCCCGCCGGATGCCTCCCCGGCCGTGTATCTCATGCGCATCACGCGCGCGGACGTGGAAGCGCACGATCGAGCGGATTATCGCGGCGGGAAGTACACCTCGTTCACGTTGCTGTAG
- a CDS encoding creatininase family protein, translated as MRDTVLIEEMTWPEVRDAIAAGKRRVIVMLGAMEQHGPHLPIGTDTYLGYATGVRLARRLGDALVAPVVSLGYSAGHLPMAGTVSIEEATLETVIQDVCRSLARHGFREIILLCSHGGNYRALRGALPRLRDEHAALRISAVTDFDEWLQHTRAFAAREGLDMTKLGVHAAQGETSLMLAHRPDLVQMDKACEGFTGDASIRWRSKVPPPMDTMSPTGILGDARGSTAELGEKMFAERIERLAQMIATGALAGSGA; from the coding sequence ATGCGCGACACGGTGCTGATCGAGGAGATGACCTGGCCGGAAGTACGGGACGCCATCGCCGCGGGCAAACGCCGCGTGATCGTGATGCTCGGAGCGATGGAGCAGCACGGGCCGCACCTGCCGATCGGCACCGACACCTACCTCGGGTACGCGACCGGCGTCCGACTCGCGCGCCGGCTCGGCGACGCGCTGGTCGCACCCGTCGTCTCGCTCGGGTACTCCGCCGGGCATCTCCCGATGGCGGGAACCGTGAGCATCGAGGAGGCGACCCTCGAGACCGTGATCCAGGACGTTTGCCGCTCGCTGGCCCGCCACGGGTTCCGCGAGATCATCCTGCTGTGCAGCCACGGCGGCAACTACCGCGCGCTGCGCGGCGCGCTGCCGCGCCTGCGGGACGAGCACGCGGCCCTACGGATCTCCGCGGTGACCGACTTCGACGAATGGCTGCAGCACACGCGGGCGTTCGCGGCGCGCGAAGGCCTCGACATGACAAAACTGGGCGTGCACGCGGCCCAGGGAGAGACGTCCCTGATGCTGGCCCATCGCCCCGATCTCGTGCAGATGGACAAGGCCTGCGAAGGCTTCACCGGAGACGCGTCGATCCGGTGGCGATCGAAGGTGCCGCCGCCGATGGACACCATGAGCCCGACCGGCATCCTCGGGGACGCGCGCGGGTCGACTGCGGAGCTCGGTGAGAAGATGTTCGCGGAGCGGATCGAGCGCCTCGCGCAGATGATCGCGACCGGAGCCCTGGCCGGCTCGGGCGCCTGA
- a CDS encoding carboxypeptidase M32, whose product MTDGRRDRAVAALRAHLATIADLRAATAILRWDQETQMPPGGAEGRALQLATLARLAHELLVSDETRRRLDAASRAADGAEPGSDEAALVRVTRRDLDRAAKLPADFVAEQRRVTAVATHVWQEARRADDFAVFRPHLEQVVTLARREADYIGYADHPYDALVDRYDPGMTARELEALFRRLLDVIVPLVRAIAARAGAVDAGVLDADFDEDAQRAFALEIVQTFGYETRRGRLDLSAHPFSTKFHRDDVRITTRFGRRLSAVFGTFHESGHAMYSQGTAPALERSPLSEGAGSGIHESQSRMWENLVGRSRPFWQYAFPRLRETFPAQLGRTDAEAVYRAVNLVEPGLIRVRADEATYNLHVILRFELEKALLTEELAVRDLPEAWGGKMRAYLGVVPPTDTDGVLQDIHWSSGLVGSFPSYTLGNVASVQLFEAACRAHPAVPAEMREGRFETLYGWMREHVYVHGRKFLPAELLERATGRALTPEPYLRYLRAKFAELYGLESAHGGDDKPSGPGAPE is encoded by the coding sequence ATGACGGACGGTAGGCGAGATCGGGCGGTGGCGGCGCTTCGGGCGCATCTTGCGACGATCGCCGACCTCCGGGCGGCGACCGCGATTCTGCGGTGGGATCAGGAGACGCAGATGCCGCCGGGCGGGGCGGAAGGCCGCGCCCTCCAGCTGGCGACGCTCGCGCGCCTCGCGCACGAACTCCTCGTGTCGGACGAGACGCGCCGGCGGCTCGACGCCGCCTCCCGCGCCGCCGACGGCGCCGAGCCGGGATCGGACGAGGCCGCCCTTGTCCGGGTCACCCGCCGCGATCTCGACCGGGCCGCGAAGCTGCCGGCCGACTTCGTCGCGGAACAGCGGCGCGTGACGGCGGTCGCGACGCACGTGTGGCAGGAGGCGCGGCGGGCCGACGACTTCGCCGTGTTTCGTCCGCACCTCGAGCAGGTCGTGACGCTTGCGCGGCGCGAGGCGGACTACATCGGGTACGCGGACCATCCCTACGACGCGCTGGTGGACCGGTACGATCCTGGAATGACCGCGCGGGAGCTCGAAGCGCTGTTTCGCCGCCTGCTCGACGTGATCGTGCCGCTCGTTCGGGCGATCGCGGCGCGGGCGGGCGCGGTCGACGCCGGCGTCCTGGACGCGGACTTCGACGAGGACGCGCAGCGGGCGTTCGCGCTCGAGATCGTGCAGACCTTCGGCTACGAGACCCGCCGCGGGCGGCTCGACCTGTCGGCGCATCCCTTCTCCACCAAGTTCCACCGCGACGACGTACGCATCACCACGCGGTTCGGGCGGCGCTTATCGGCCGTGTTCGGCACCTTTCACGAGTCGGGGCACGCGATGTACAGTCAGGGAACGGCGCCGGCCCTCGAACGCTCGCCGTTGTCGGAGGGCGCCGGCAGCGGCATCCACGAGTCGCAATCCCGGATGTGGGAAAACCTCGTGGGCCGCAGCCGCCCGTTCTGGCAGTACGCGTTCCCCCGGTTGCGCGAGACGTTTCCGGCGCAGCTCGGCCGGACCGACGCCGAGGCGGTGTACCGGGCGGTCAACCTCGTGGAGCCGGGACTGATTCGGGTCCGCGCCGACGAAGCCACCTACAACCTGCACGTCATTCTTCGGTTCGAGCTTGAGAAGGCGCTGCTGACCGAGGAGCTCGCGGTGCGGGATCTGCCGGAGGCGTGGGGCGGCAAGATGCGCGCGTACCTCGGCGTAGTACCGCCCACCGATACGGACGGCGTGCTGCAGGACATCCATTGGTCTAGCGGCCTCGTGGGGTCGTTCCCGTCGTACACGCTCGGCAACGTGGCGTCGGTGCAGTTGTTCGAAGCGGCCTGCCGGGCGCATCCCGCCGTTCCGGCGGAGATGCGCGAGGGCCGGTTCGAGACGCTCTATGGGTGGATGCGCGAGCACGTCTATGTGCACGGGCGCAAGTTCCTGCCTGCCGAGCTGCTGGAGCGCGCCACGGGCCGCGCGCTGACCCCGGAGCCGTACCTCCGCTATCTGCGCGCCAAATTTGCCGAACTCTACGGCCTCGAATCCGCGCACGGCGGGGACGACAAGCCGTCGGGGCCCGGTGCTCCAGAGTAA
- a CDS encoding ABC transporter permease, with protein sequence MGRPLAAVDAVRAPAGGARGRLPRARWQVAVRRARRHKGAVAGLVIVGSLVVIAVFQYAFAPVSPIRIDVANALAAPGPGHPMGTDQYGRDVYSRVVHGSGISLTIGLISVGIAATAGTAIGLLAGYYGRLADALLMRAVDVMLAFPGILLALGIVSVLGPSLRNLMIAVGIAGIPVYARLVRGSVLVAKEQLYVEAARVTGVPVPIILVRHILPNVVAPVIVAGTLGMGTAILAAAALSFIGLGSQPPTPEWGRMLSEGRDYLRDAWWIATFPGLAIMLTVLGVNMLGDGLRDVLDPRLKI encoded by the coding sequence ATGGGTAGACCGCTCGCCGCGGTGGACGCGGTCCGGGCGCCCGCCGGCGGGGCGCGGGGACGCCTGCCGCGCGCACGCTGGCAGGTGGCCGTCCGGCGCGCCCGCCGGCACAAAGGGGCGGTCGCGGGCCTCGTCATCGTCGGGTCGCTGGTCGTGATCGCGGTCTTCCAATACGCGTTTGCACCGGTGAGCCCGATCCGCATCGACGTCGCCAACGCACTGGCCGCGCCGGGCCCCGGGCATCCGATGGGCACGGACCAGTACGGCCGCGACGTCTACAGCCGCGTCGTGCACGGCTCCGGCATCTCGCTCACGATCGGGCTCATCTCGGTTGGCATCGCCGCGACGGCCGGCACCGCGATCGGCCTCCTCGCCGGTTACTACGGCAGGCTCGCGGACGCGCTCCTCATGCGGGCCGTGGACGTGATGCTGGCGTTTCCCGGCATCCTGCTCGCGCTCGGCATCGTCAGCGTGCTGGGCCCGAGCCTGCGCAACCTCATGATCGCCGTCGGGATCGCGGGCATCCCGGTGTACGCGCGGCTGGTGCGCGGGTCGGTCCTGGTCGCGAAGGAACAGCTGTACGTGGAGGCCGCGCGGGTGACCGGGGTCCCGGTCCCGATCATCCTCGTCCGCCACATTCTGCCGAACGTCGTGGCGCCGGTGATCGTCGCGGGCACGCTCGGCATGGGGACGGCGATCCTCGCGGCCGCCGCCCTCTCGTTCATCGGGCTCGGCAGCCAGCCGCCGACGCCGGAGTGGGGCCGGATGCTGAGCGAGGGCCGCGACTACCTGCGCGACGCCTGGTGGATCGCCACCTTTCCCGGCCTCGCCATCATGCTCACCGTCCTCGGCGTCAACATGCTGGGTGACGGCCTGCGCGACGTGCTCGACCCGCGCCTCAAGATCTAA
- a CDS encoding ABC transporter permease, producing the protein MFRYISARLLATVPVVFGVTLAVFSMLYLIPGDPVKMMLSEFVTSPEQIARMRAQLHLNEPFAQQYGRFVWNAARGDLGESIRDRRPVTTEIMELFPSTLQLAVAGLVLSGTLGVSLGLVAAIRQNSWADVGAMMAARLGVSMPSFWLGLLLIFVFSLHLELLPATGGGGLQHLIMPAVALGTGAAAITAALTRSSMLEVLRMEYITTARAKGLAGASVILRHGLANAFIPIVTIFGLQAGQLLAGTVVIETVFGRPGVGRLLVNAILNKDFPLVQGIVLFVAVAYVLINLAVDVVYAAIDPRIRYG; encoded by the coding sequence GTGTTCCGCTACATCTCCGCACGGCTCCTCGCGACGGTCCCCGTCGTCTTCGGCGTCACGCTCGCCGTGTTCTCGATGCTGTACCTCATCCCCGGCGATCCGGTCAAGATGATGCTGAGCGAATTCGTGACGAGCCCGGAGCAGATCGCCCGTATGCGGGCGCAACTGCACCTCAACGAGCCGTTCGCGCAGCAGTACGGCCGGTTCGTGTGGAATGCCGCGCGGGGGGACCTCGGCGAGTCGATTCGCGACCGGCGGCCCGTCACGACCGAGATCATGGAGTTGTTCCCGTCCACACTGCAGCTCGCCGTCGCCGGGCTGGTGCTGTCCGGCACCCTCGGCGTCTCGCTCGGCCTCGTGGCCGCGATCCGCCAGAACTCCTGGGCCGACGTCGGGGCGATGATGGCGGCGCGCCTCGGGGTCTCCATGCCGTCGTTTTGGCTGGGCCTCTTGTTGATCTTCGTCTTCTCGCTGCACCTCGAGCTGCTGCCGGCCACCGGCGGAGGCGGCCTGCAGCACCTCATTATGCCGGCCGTGGCGCTCGGCACCGGCGCCGCGGCGATCACGGCCGCGCTCACGCGGTCCAGCATGCTCGAGGTGCTGCGGATGGAGTACATCACCACCGCGCGGGCCAAGGGCCTTGCCGGCGCCTCCGTGATCTTGCGTCACGGGCTGGCCAACGCGTTCATTCCGATCGTCACCATCTTCGGACTGCAGGCCGGGCAGCTGCTCGCCGGCACCGTGGTCATCGAGACCGTCTTCGGCCGGCCCGGCGTCGGGCGGCTGCTCGTCAACGCGATTCTCAACAAGGACTTTCCGCTGGTGCAGGGCATCGTGCTGTTCGTCGCGGTCGCCTACGTGCTCATCAACCTGGCCGTCGATGTGGTGTATGCCGCGATCGATCCCCGGATTCGCTACGGGTGA
- a CDS encoding amidohydrolase family protein translates to MTAPPGWLVVRASRLIDGTGRPPIEDPTVVVRGGMIHSVLGGAGPPGDWPAGTPHLDLSGHTLLPGLIDAHVHLVLPGDGTPFEDSVREPDGVLLATALRNAQAALRAGITTLRDCGGMRDTTLHLRRAQRLGYVQVPRLHLCRCPVTITGGHCWYFGGEADGPEGMRRMVRALAKAGVDYIKIMGSGGGTRGTDSSRPSYTVEELRAAVDEAHRLNRRVGIHCTCAQATRNAIAAGTDHIEHALFITDAEGHSRFEADVADAVAQREVAVTSTLCVGHFLVGALSTRAEATGEDRAAVERWRRMNDANLDHARRMRRAGVRYVAGTDAGWRFTPFDGLVTELELLHESGASAAEALTEATSGAAAAIGIAHEVGALREGLHADMIAVAGDPLENLAVLRRPAMVLLGGNPVVRNT, encoded by the coding sequence GTGACCGCTCCCCCCGGGTGGCTGGTCGTCCGCGCGTCCCGCCTGATCGACGGGACAGGCCGCCCGCCCATTGAGGATCCCACGGTCGTCGTGCGGGGCGGGATGATCCACAGCGTCTTGGGTGGTGCGGGGCCGCCCGGCGATTGGCCCGCCGGGACGCCCCATCTCGACCTCTCCGGCCACACGCTGCTGCCGGGGCTGATCGACGCGCACGTACACCTGGTGCTGCCCGGCGACGGGACGCCGTTCGAAGACTCCGTGCGGGAGCCGGACGGCGTGCTGCTGGCGACGGCGCTCCGGAACGCCCAGGCCGCGCTGCGCGCCGGGATCACCACGCTGCGGGACTGCGGCGGCATGCGCGACACCACACTGCATCTCCGGCGGGCCCAGCGCCTCGGGTACGTCCAGGTCCCCCGGCTGCACCTGTGCCGCTGTCCCGTCACGATCACCGGCGGGCACTGCTGGTATTTCGGCGGAGAGGCGGACGGCCCCGAGGGCATGCGCCGGATGGTCCGCGCGCTCGCCAAGGCCGGCGTCGATTACATCAAGATCATGGGGAGCGGCGGCGGCACCCGCGGGACGGACTCGTCCCGGCCGTCGTACACGGTCGAGGAGCTCCGCGCCGCCGTGGACGAGGCCCACCGGCTCAACCGCCGGGTCGGCATCCACTGCACCTGCGCCCAGGCGACCCGGAACGCGATCGCCGCGGGGACGGACCACATCGAACACGCGCTCTTCATCACCGACGCGGAGGGGCATTCGCGGTTCGAGGCCGACGTGGCCGACGCCGTCGCGCAGCGGGAGGTGGCGGTGACGTCGACCCTGTGCGTCGGACACTTCCTGGTCGGCGCACTCTCGACCCGGGCGGAGGCGACGGGGGAAGACCGGGCCGCCGTGGAACGGTGGCGGCGGATGAACGATGCCAACCTCGATCATGCCCGGCGCATGCGGCGGGCGGGGGTGCGCTACGTCGCCGGCACCGATGCCGGCTGGCGCTTCACCCCGTTCGACGGCCTCGTGACCGAGCTCGAGCTGCTGCACGAGTCCGGGGCGTCCGCGGCAGAGGCGCTCACCGAGGCGACGTCCGGGGCGGCCGCGGCCATAGGGATCGCCCATGAGGTGGGCGCGCTGCGGGAAGGCCTCCACGCCGACATGATCGCGGTCGCCGGGGATCCGCTCGAGAACCTCGCGGTCCTGCGGCGTCCGGCGATGGTTCTCCTCGGCGGCAACCCCGTCGTCCGCAACACGTAA